One Paraburkholderia sp. IMGN_8 DNA window includes the following coding sequences:
- a CDS encoding patatin-like phospholipase family protein produces MAQRNLKRARVGAPGDGDGEGAGPAPSVRPDPLLRVPDYETVALMLQGGGALGAYQAGVFQGLYEAGIEPNWLAGISIGALNTAIIAGNPPEKRVERLRQFWETICQPAFGPPLPAFFEHALFNSSEAVRKAFTATQAMGAIMEGQKGFFVPRFPPPLPTVSGLPQAASYYDTAPLKATLEALCDFDRINSGEIRISVGAVNCGTGNFAYFDNTHMTLKPEHFMASGALPPGFAAVEIDGQYYWDGGLMSNTPLYEVLQTTPRRDTLAFQVDLWSAIGPVPDNITDVQGRVKDIQYSSRTRLVTDMLQRSQRFRHVLREVLDRVPADQRDDPWCKLADELSCSKRYNVIHLIYRQKEYEGHFKDFQFGLSTMREHWESGLQDIRQSLAQPDWLDMPENDAGFVTHDIHRDSR; encoded by the coding sequence ATGGCGCAACGCAATCTCAAGCGGGCGCGCGTCGGCGCGCCGGGCGACGGGGATGGTGAGGGCGCCGGGCCGGCGCCTTCCGTCCGGCCCGACCCGCTACTCCGTGTACCCGACTATGAAACCGTCGCGCTGATGCTGCAAGGCGGCGGCGCGCTGGGCGCCTATCAGGCAGGCGTCTTTCAGGGGCTTTACGAAGCCGGCATCGAGCCGAACTGGCTCGCCGGCATTTCGATCGGTGCGTTGAACACCGCCATCATTGCCGGCAATCCGCCGGAGAAGCGCGTCGAACGGCTGCGGCAATTCTGGGAGACGATCTGCCAACCGGCTTTCGGGCCGCCGCTGCCGGCCTTCTTCGAGCATGCACTCTTCAATTCCAGCGAAGCTGTGCGCAAAGCCTTCACCGCGACGCAGGCAATGGGCGCGATCATGGAAGGGCAGAAGGGCTTTTTCGTGCCGCGCTTTCCGCCGCCGTTGCCCACCGTGTCGGGGCTGCCGCAAGCGGCCAGCTACTACGACACCGCGCCGCTGAAAGCGACACTCGAAGCGTTGTGCGATTTCGACCGGATCAATTCCGGCGAAATACGGATATCGGTGGGCGCAGTGAATTGCGGCACCGGTAATTTTGCGTACTTCGATAACACGCACATGACACTGAAGCCGGAGCATTTCATGGCGTCGGGCGCGTTGCCGCCGGGCTTTGCGGCGGTTGAAATCGACGGCCAGTACTACTGGGACGGCGGCTTGATGTCGAACACGCCGCTCTACGAAGTGCTCCAGACTACGCCGCGCCGCGACACGCTCGCCTTCCAGGTCGATCTTTGGAGTGCGATCGGGCCGGTGCCGGACAACATCACCGACGTCCAGGGGCGCGTGAAGGACATTCAGTATTCGAGCCGCACACGTCTCGTGACCGACATGCTGCAGCGATCGCAGCGTTTCCGGCATGTGTTGCGCGAGGTGCTCGATCGCGTGCCGGCTGATCAGCGAGACGATCCGTGGTGCAAGCTGGCCGACGAGCTATCGTGTTCGAAACGCTACAACGTGATCCACCTCATCTACCGGCAGAAGGAATACGAAGGGCACTTCAAGGACTTTCAGTTCGGCCTGTCGACGATGCGTGAACACTGGGAAAGCGGTTTGCAGGATATCCGCCAATCGCTTGCGCAGCCCGATTGGCTCGACATGCCCGAGAACGACGCGGGCTTTGTCACGCACGATATTCACCGGGATTCCCGCTGA
- a CDS encoding amino acid aminotransferase, which yields MSLFSAVELAPRDPILGLNEAFNADARATKVNLGVGVYFNEEGKIPLLRAVRDAEKARVEAALPRGYLPIEGIAAYDAAVQKLLLGNDSPLIAAGRVVTAQALGGTGALKIGADFLKRLNPNTKVAISDPSWENHRALFEGAGFEVVSYPYYDAHTHGVNFEGMLSALNSYAAGTVVVLHACCHNPTGVDLSVEQWTQVVEVVKARNLVPFLDIAYQGFGDNIESDAAAVRLFAASELNVFVSSSFSKSFSLYGERVGALSIITGSKEESARVLSQLKRVIRTNYSNPPTHGGSVVAAVLGSAELRTTWEAELAEMRDRIRAMRNGLVERLKASGVDRDFSFVNAQRGMFSYSGLTAPQVDRLREEFGIYAVGTGRICVAALNTRNLDVVASAIAHVLK from the coding sequence ATGTCTCTGTTCTCCGCCGTCGAACTTGCTCCCCGCGACCCGATTCTGGGCCTGAACGAAGCCTTCAACGCCGATGCGCGCGCCACCAAGGTCAACCTTGGCGTTGGCGTGTACTTCAACGAAGAAGGCAAGATTCCGCTGCTGCGCGCCGTGCGCGACGCGGAAAAGGCTCGCGTCGAAGCCGCGCTGCCGCGTGGCTATCTGCCGATCGAAGGCATCGCCGCCTACGACGCCGCTGTGCAGAAACTGCTGCTCGGCAACGACTCGCCGCTGATCGCCGCCGGCCGCGTGGTGACGGCACAGGCATTGGGTGGCACGGGCGCGCTGAAAATCGGCGCGGACTTCCTGAAGCGTCTGAACCCGAACACCAAGGTCGCGATCAGCGATCCGAGCTGGGAAAACCACCGTGCGCTGTTCGAAGGCGCCGGCTTCGAAGTCGTGTCGTACCCGTACTACGACGCGCACACCCACGGTGTGAACTTCGAAGGCATGCTGAGCGCGCTGAACAGCTACGCTGCGGGCACGGTTGTCGTGCTGCACGCGTGCTGTCACAACCCGACCGGCGTCGACCTGAGCGTCGAGCAATGGACGCAGGTGGTCGAAGTCGTCAAGGCACGCAATCTGGTGCCGTTCCTCGACATCGCCTATCAGGGTTTCGGCGACAACATCGAATCGGACGCCGCAGCAGTGCGCCTGTTCGCCGCATCGGAACTGAACGTGTTCGTGTCGTCGTCGTTCTCGAAGTCGTTCTCGCTGTACGGCGAGCGCGTCGGCGCGTTGTCGATCATCACGGGCAGCAAAGAAGAATCTGCTCGCGTGCTGTCGCAACTGAAGCGCGTGATCCGCACGAACTACTCGAACCCGCCGACGCACGGCGGCTCGGTTGTCGCAGCCGTGCTCGGCTCGGCTGAACTGCGCACCACGTGGGAAGCGGAACTGGCCGAAATGCGCGACCGTATCCGCGCCATGCGCAACGGTCTGGTCGAACGCCTGAAGGCAAGCGGCGTGGATCGCGACTTCAGCTTCGTCAACGCGCAACGCGGCATGTTCTCGTACTCGGGTCTGACGGCGCCGCAAGTGGACCGTCTGCGTGAAGAGTTCGGCATCTATGCCGTCGGCACGGGCCGCATCTGCGTGGCTGCGCTGAACACGCGCAACCTCGACGTGGTGGCGAGCGCGATCGCTCACGTGCTGAAGTAA
- the uvrB gene encoding excinuclease ABC subunit UvrB — protein sequence MSEHHLTEVDDTLDESKFVTFEGSPFQLYQPYPPAGDQPTAIDTLVEGVEDGLSFQTLLGVTGSGKTFTMANTIARLGRPAIVFAPNKTLAAQLYSEFREFFPRNAVEYFVSYYDYYQPEAYVPQRDLFIEKDSSINEHIEQMRLSATKSLMERRDVVIVGTVSAIYGIGNPSEYHKMILTLRTGDKLGQRDIIARLIAMQYNRNEADFQRGSFRVRGDTIDIFPAEHAEMAVRLELFDDEVETLQLFDPLTGRVRQKIPRFTVYPSSHYVTPRDTVVRAVETIKNELRERLEFFYSEGKLVEAQRLEQRTRFDLEMLQELGFCKGIENYSRHFSGAAPGEPPPTLVDYLPSDALMLLDESHVLIGQLNGMYNGDRARKENLVDYGFRLPSALDNRPLKFNEFERKMRQVVFVSATPADYEKKTAGQVAEQLVRPTGLVDPEIEVRPARTQVDDVLAEINERVKVGDRVLVTVLTKRMAEQLTEFLADHGVKVRYLHSDIDTVERVEIIRDLRLGTFDVLVGINLLREGLDIPEVSLVAILDADKEGFLRAERSLIQTIGRAARNVNGKAILYADKVTDSMRRAIDETERRRAKQIAFNLENGITPRGVVKRIRDIIDGVYNVDDARAELKEQQTRAKFEDMSEKQLAKELKRLEKQMMEHAKNLEFEKAAQTRDQLALLRQRVFGANVGDHVPGVD from the coding sequence ATGTCCGAACACCATCTGACTGAAGTCGACGATACGCTCGACGAATCCAAATTCGTCACGTTCGAAGGCTCGCCGTTCCAGCTTTACCAGCCGTATCCGCCGGCCGGCGATCAGCCGACGGCGATCGACACGCTCGTCGAGGGCGTCGAGGACGGCCTGTCGTTCCAGACGCTGCTCGGCGTGACCGGCTCCGGCAAAACCTTCACGATGGCCAACACGATCGCGCGGCTCGGCCGCCCGGCGATCGTGTTCGCGCCGAACAAGACGCTTGCCGCGCAGCTTTACTCGGAGTTCCGCGAGTTCTTCCCGCGCAACGCGGTCGAGTACTTCGTCTCGTACTACGACTACTACCAACCGGAAGCGTACGTGCCGCAGCGCGACCTGTTCATCGAGAAAGATTCGTCGATCAACGAGCACATCGAGCAGATGCGGCTTTCCGCCACCAAGAGCCTGATGGAGCGGCGCGACGTGGTGATCGTGGGCACGGTGTCGGCGATCTACGGTATCGGCAACCCGTCCGAATATCACAAGATGATTCTGACGCTGCGCACCGGCGACAAGCTCGGCCAGCGCGACATCATCGCGCGGCTGATCGCGATGCAGTACAACCGCAACGAAGCCGATTTCCAGCGTGGTTCGTTCCGCGTGCGCGGCGACACGATCGACATTTTTCCGGCCGAGCACGCGGAAATGGCGGTGCGCCTCGAGCTGTTCGACGACGAAGTCGAGACGCTGCAGTTGTTCGACCCGCTTACGGGCCGCGTGCGCCAGAAGATTCCGCGTTTCACTGTGTACCCGTCGTCGCACTATGTGACGCCGCGCGACACCGTGGTGCGCGCGGTCGAAACCATCAAGAACGAACTGCGCGAGCGGCTCGAGTTCTTCTATAGCGAAGGCAAGCTGGTCGAAGCGCAGCGGCTCGAGCAGCGCACCCGCTTCGATCTGGAAATGCTGCAGGAACTGGGCTTCTGCAAGGGTATCGAGAACTACTCGCGGCACTTCTCGGGCGCCGCGCCCGGCGAGCCGCCGCCGACGCTGGTCGACTACCTGCCGTCGGACGCGCTGATGCTGCTCGACGAATCGCACGTGCTGATCGGCCAGCTGAACGGCATGTACAACGGCGACCGCGCGCGCAAAGAGAATCTGGTGGACTACGGTTTTCGCTTGCCGTCGGCGCTCGATAACCGGCCGCTCAAGTTCAACGAGTTCGAGCGCAAGATGCGCCAGGTGGTGTTCGTATCGGCCACGCCGGCCGATTACGAAAAGAAAACGGCAGGGCAGGTGGCCGAGCAGCTTGTGCGTCCGACCGGGCTGGTCGATCCTGAAATCGAGGTGCGTCCGGCACGTACGCAGGTCGACGATGTACTCGCCGAGATCAACGAGCGCGTCAAGGTGGGCGACCGCGTGCTGGTTACGGTGCTGACCAAGCGGATGGCCGAGCAGCTCACCGAGTTTCTGGCCGATCACGGCGTCAAGGTGCGCTATCTGCACAGCGATATCGACACGGTCGAGCGGGTCGAAATCATCCGCGATCTGCGTCTGGGCACGTTCGACGTGCTGGTCGGGATCAACTTGCTGCGCGAGGGGCTCGATATTCCCGAGGTGTCGCTGGTCGCGATCCTCGACGCGGACAAGGAGGGCTTCCTGCGCGCCGAGCGCTCGCTGATTCAGACCATCGGCCGGGCTGCGCGGAACGTGAACGGCAAGGCGATTCTCTACGCCGACAAAGTGACCGATTCTATGCGCCGCGCAATCGACGAAACCGAGCGGCGGCGTGCCAAGCAGATCGCCTTCAACCTCGAGAACGGCATTACGCCGCGCGGTGTGGTCAAACGTATTCGGGACATCATCGACGGCGTATATAACGTCGACGACGCGCGCGCCGAACTGAAGGAGCAGCAAACCCGCGCGAAATTCGAGGACATGTCCGAGAAGCAGCTCGCCAAGGAGCTCAAGCGTCTCGAAAAGCAGATGATGGAGCACGCCAAGAACCTCGAGTTCGAAAAGGCCGCGCAGACCCGCGACCAGCTGGCGCTGCTGCGTCAGCGCGTATTCGGCGCCAACGTCGGCGATCATGTGCCTGGCGTCGACTAA
- a CDS encoding cupredoxin domain-containing protein, with protein sequence MRINRKIAILATMASLAGAAHAADLPTFKLEMNDGKLNPARIEVPVGQRIKIEIRNTGKGAAEFESVQLRKEKVLAPGAESFVVIAPLDPGEYKFFDDFHQQAQGVIVAK encoded by the coding sequence ATGAGAATCAACCGAAAGATCGCGATCCTCGCCACGATGGCGTCGCTGGCTGGCGCCGCGCACGCGGCCGATTTGCCGACCTTCAAGCTGGAAATGAACGACGGCAAGCTGAATCCGGCACGTATCGAGGTGCCTGTCGGGCAGCGTATCAAGATCGAAATACGCAACACCGGCAAGGGTGCGGCCGAGTTCGAAAGCGTTCAGTTGCGCAAGGAAAAAGTGTTGGCTCCGGGGGCGGAATCGTTCGTCGTGATCGCGCCGCTGGATCCGGGCGAGTACAAGTTTTTTGACGACTTTCATCAACAGGCGCAGGGCGTGATCGTCGCGAAATAA
- a CDS encoding 3-hydroxybutyrate dehydrogenase, which yields MSSLNTNLNGKVAVVTGAASGIGKQIALTLSAAGAAVAIADLNQDGANAVAEEIKAGGGKAIGVAMDVTNEDAVNQGIDKVAAELGSVDILISNAGIQIVNPIENYSFSDWKKMQAIHVDGAFLTTKAALKHMYKDDRGGIVIYMGSVHSHEASPLKSAYVTAKHALLGLSRVLAKEGAKHNVRSHVVCPGFVRTPLVDKQIPEQAKELGISEEDVVKRVMLGGTVDGIFTTVEDVAQTVLFLSTFPTAALTGQSFIVSHGWYMQ from the coding sequence ATGTCGTCACTGAATACGAATCTGAATGGCAAGGTCGCGGTAGTTACTGGCGCCGCGAGCGGCATCGGCAAGCAGATTGCGCTGACGCTTTCCGCGGCGGGCGCTGCGGTCGCGATTGCCGACCTGAATCAGGACGGCGCGAACGCCGTCGCTGAAGAAATCAAAGCGGGCGGAGGCAAGGCAATCGGCGTCGCGATGGACGTTACGAACGAAGACGCCGTCAACCAGGGGATCGACAAGGTCGCTGCCGAGCTCGGTTCGGTCGATATTCTGATTTCCAACGCCGGCATTCAGATCGTCAATCCGATCGAAAACTACTCGTTTTCCGACTGGAAGAAGATGCAGGCGATCCATGTGGACGGCGCGTTCCTCACCACCAAGGCGGCGCTCAAACACATGTACAAGGACGATCGCGGCGGGATCGTGATCTACATGGGTTCGGTCCATTCCCACGAAGCGTCGCCGCTGAAGTCCGCCTACGTGACGGCCAAGCATGCGTTGCTGGGTCTGTCGCGCGTTTTGGCGAAGGAAGGCGCGAAGCATAACGTGCGTTCGCACGTTGTGTGTCCGGGTTTCGTGCGCACGCCGCTGGTCGACAAACAGATTCCCGAGCAGGCCAAGGAACTCGGCATCAGCGAGGAAGACGTGGTCAAGCGCGTGATGCTGGGCGGCACGGTCGACGGCATCTTCACCACGGTGGAAGACGTTGCGCAGACAGTGCTGTTCCTGTCCACTTTCCCGACTGCGGCGCTGACCGGTCAGTCCTTTATTGTGAGCCACGGCTGGTACATGCAATAA
- a CDS encoding iron transporter: protein MRISSLVRGGAAAVAAVAALSATAAEYPIGKHQIQGGMEIGAVYLQPVTMAPEGMMRKASDSDIHLEADIHAVKNNPTGFAEGDWMPYLQVRYELTKAGSNQTQKGDMMAMVANDGPHYGDNVKLQGPGKYHLKMVVEAPMQTGHMAFGRHVDKETGVGAWFKPITLEYDFTFAGIGKKGGY from the coding sequence ATGCGGATTTCTTCATTGGTGCGCGGTGGCGCTGCAGCGGTAGCCGCAGTAGCGGCGCTTTCGGCAACAGCAGCGGAATACCCGATCGGCAAGCATCAGATTCAGGGCGGCATGGAAATCGGCGCGGTGTATCTGCAGCCGGTCACGATGGCACCCGAAGGCATGATGCGCAAAGCGTCGGATTCGGACATCCACCTCGAGGCCGATATCCACGCGGTCAAGAACAACCCGACCGGTTTCGCCGAAGGCGACTGGATGCCGTACCTGCAAGTGCGCTACGAATTGACGAAAGCAGGTTCGAATCAGACCCAGAAGGGCGACATGATGGCGATGGTCGCCAATGACGGCCCGCACTACGGCGACAACGTCAAGCTGCAAGGCCCGGGCAAGTATCACCTGAAGATGGTCGTCGAAGCGCCGATGCAAACTGGCCACATGGCCTTCGGCCGTCACGTCGACAAGGAAACCGGCGTGGGCGCATGGTTCAAGCCGATCACGCTCGAATACGACTTCACGTTCGCGGGTATCGGCAAGAAGGGCGGTTACTGA